A genomic stretch from Photobacterium atrarenae includes:
- a CDS encoding YcjF family protein, translated as MSHAYKGKIVFEEPQTQPKSDQEELTAQQQFDQGEDFLPETTTDQPDVEAQLTRTLAPKRRGRWLKGLLVATAAMTGWQTVDYVVTAYQGGDWLALGWSAIVAALATAGITTLARELLKLRRLKQRQSEQEQAQALLEADSMGQGRAFCLKLAKQSNIRDDHLGYERWLNSLAATHNDREVLALYDQMVLRQQDQQARQLVAKYSGEAAVMVAVSPLALADMLLVAWRNFRLIDHIARVYGVELGYWSRIRLVKLVLANMAAAGASEMLMDTSMDVLSVDLAGRMSTRVAQGVGVGLLTGRLGLKAMALMRPLPWQPGQQPKLGEIRKDLLTRLTRKKA; from the coding sequence ATGAGTCATGCATACAAGGGCAAAATTGTCTTTGAGGAGCCGCAAACCCAACCCAAGTCGGACCAGGAAGAGCTGACTGCGCAGCAGCAGTTTGACCAGGGCGAAGACTTTCTGCCGGAGACCACGACAGATCAGCCTGATGTCGAAGCACAACTGACCCGGACGCTGGCCCCGAAGCGCCGGGGACGTTGGCTGAAAGGGCTACTGGTGGCCACGGCGGCGATGACCGGCTGGCAAACCGTGGATTATGTCGTCACTGCTTATCAGGGCGGTGACTGGCTGGCACTGGGTTGGAGCGCGATTGTGGCGGCCCTGGCGACGGCCGGGATCACCACTTTGGCGCGCGAACTGCTCAAATTACGCCGCCTGAAGCAGCGCCAGAGTGAGCAGGAACAGGCACAAGCACTGCTGGAAGCCGACAGCATGGGTCAGGGACGGGCGTTTTGTCTCAAGCTGGCCAAACAAAGCAATATTCGCGACGATCACTTGGGGTATGAGCGCTGGCTGAACTCGCTGGCGGCAACCCATAACGATCGGGAAGTACTGGCACTCTATGATCAGATGGTGCTGCGCCAGCAAGATCAACAAGCCCGCCAGCTGGTGGCCAAATACTCGGGTGAGGCGGCCGTGATGGTTGCGGTCAGCCCGTTGGCGCTGGCAGACATGCTGCTGGTGGCGTGGCGTAATTTCCGGCTGATTGATCATATCGCCCGTGTCTATGGGGTTGAGCTCGGTTACTGGTCACGGATCCGGCTGGTGAAACTGGTGCTTGCCAACATGGCGGCAGCCGGGGCCAGTGAAATGCTGATGGATACCAGCATGGATGTGCTGTCGGTCGACTTGGCCGGGCGGATGTCGACCCGGGTGGCCCAAGGCGTCGGAGTGGGGTTACTGACCGGCCGGTTAGGGCTCAAAGCCATGGCCCTGATGCGGCCGCTGCCATGGCAGCCAGGGCAACAACCCAAGCTGGGAGAGATCCGCAAGGACTTACTCACCCGGCTGACCCGAAAAAAGGCCTAG
- the tyrR gene encoding transcriptional regulator TyrR — MRLQVNCEDRLGIARELLDILTSQQIDLRGIEIDRVGIIYLNCPEIEFEQFSHLMSQIRQLDGVTDVRKIQFMPSEREHKELKALLEALPDPFFSINLQGKIDLANDAAEMLLSKQRGDIVGENVQTLLGFNFHRWLEKEQAAKRSEMVVIAGLDYMMEIMPVYVTDESEQSVLASAMILLKSLSEAKMPVAMRQISGDNGFEHFVGQSSRFKHLLAQAKKLALLDAPLLIQGETGTGKEMLARACHQRSMRREKPFLLVNCVSMPDNAAETELFGMASSATEPGKKGIFEQADGGTVFLYEVGEMSAHLQIKLLRFLQDGTFRRVGEEREMKVDVRVICSTQKKLPDLVAAGAFREDLYYRLNVLALVVPPLRERPADIVPLADLFLSQFAQEMQQAKPQITDDLASYLSQYAWPGNIRQLRNILFRAMTQIEGSMLKVEDVQLPENESMTLINEENLDGSLDEIMKRYESGILTNLYRSYPSTRKLAKRLGVSHTAVANKLREYGIGKQ, encoded by the coding sequence ATGAGGTTACAAGTCAATTGTGAAGACCGGCTTGGGATAGCCCGGGAGTTGCTGGATATTCTGACCAGCCAGCAAATTGACCTGCGGGGGATTGAAATTGACCGGGTCGGCATTATCTACCTGAACTGCCCGGAAATTGAATTTGAGCAATTTAGCCACCTGATGTCGCAAATCCGTCAGCTGGATGGTGTCACTGATGTCCGGAAAATTCAGTTTATGCCCAGCGAGCGGGAGCATAAAGAGCTGAAGGCGCTGCTGGAAGCCCTGCCGGATCCGTTTTTCTCGATTAATTTGCAGGGCAAGATCGATCTGGCCAATGATGCCGCGGAAATGCTGTTGAGCAAGCAGCGTGGGGACATCGTTGGCGAAAACGTTCAGACCTTGCTGGGCTTTAACTTTCACCGTTGGCTTGAAAAAGAGCAAGCGGCGAAACGAAGCGAAATGGTGGTGATTGCCGGCCTGGATTACATGATGGAAATCATGCCGGTGTATGTTACCGACGAAAGTGAGCAGTCGGTGCTGGCCAGTGCCATGATTTTGCTGAAATCGCTGTCGGAAGCCAAAATGCCGGTTGCGATGCGCCAAATCAGCGGCGATAACGGATTCGAACACTTTGTGGGTCAGTCGTCGCGCTTCAAGCACTTGTTGGCGCAGGCGAAGAAACTGGCGCTGCTGGATGCGCCGTTGCTGATCCAGGGCGAAACCGGAACCGGGAAAGAAATGCTGGCCCGTGCCTGCCATCAGCGCTCAATGCGACGCGAAAAACCGTTCTTGCTGGTCAACTGTGTTTCGATGCCGGATAACGCGGCGGAAACCGAGTTGTTCGGGATGGCGTCCTCGGCAACTGAGCCGGGTAAGAAAGGGATATTTGAGCAGGCCGATGGCGGCACCGTCTTTTTGTACGAAGTCGGTGAAATGTCAGCCCACTTGCAGATTAAACTGCTGCGCTTCCTACAGGACGGCACGTTCCGCCGGGTGGGGGAAGAGCGCGAAATGAAAGTCGATGTCCGGGTGATTTGCTCGACGCAGAAAAAGTTGCCGGATCTGGTGGCAGCGGGCGCGTTCCGGGAAGATCTGTACTACCGTCTCAATGTGCTGGCGCTGGTGGTGCCGCCGTTGCGCGAGCGTCCGGCGGATATCGTCCCGCTGGCAGATCTGTTCCTGAGTCAGTTTGCCCAGGAAATGCAGCAGGCCAAGCCGCAGATCACCGATGATTTGGCCAGTTATCTCAGTCAGTATGCCTGGCCGGGGAACATTCGCCAGCTGCGCAATATTCTGTTCCGGGCAATGACCCAGATTGAGGGCTCGATGCTGAAGGTTGAAGATGTCCAGTTACCGGAGAATGAGTCGATGACCCTGATCAACGAGGAAAACCTTGATGGCTCGCTGGACGAGATCATGAAACGTTATGAGTCCGGGATCCTGACCAACCTCTATCGCAGCTATCCGTCGACCCGAAAACTGGCCAAGCGGCTGGGGGTTTCCCATACGGCGGTCGCCAACAAACTGCGTGAATACGGGATCGGGAAGCAATAG
- a CDS encoding methylated-DNA--[protein]-cysteine S-methyltransferase, translating to MYYDYLYSVLGKIYLLADHHGLRQLTIGSGGFCPDSSWERHPDFMHPYRTQLKEYLLGERQTFTLPLAPQGTLFQQQVWQAITEVPFGSCCSYQMLAGAMAQPAAAQAIGMAKNVNPIPIIIPCHRVLNEQGQPATCRYGQDVTLQLLALEAGQLTLLQPTPGTHTNRSK from the coding sequence ATGTATTATGACTACCTCTATTCGGTCCTGGGCAAAATCTACTTACTGGCCGATCACCACGGACTCAGGCAACTGACCATTGGTAGCGGCGGCTTTTGCCCGGATTCCAGCTGGGAACGTCACCCGGATTTTATGCACCCCTACCGCACCCAACTCAAAGAATATCTCCTGGGTGAGCGCCAGACATTCACCCTGCCCCTGGCACCACAAGGCACCCTGTTCCAACAACAAGTCTGGCAGGCTATCACGGAAGTCCCTTTCGGCAGTTGCTGCTCTTATCAGATGCTTGCCGGCGCAATGGCGCAACCAGCCGCCGCTCAGGCTATTGGCATGGCGAAAAACGTCAATCCTATTCCCATTATTATTCCCTGCCACCGGGTGCTCAATGAACAGGGGCAACCTGCCACCTGCCGCTACGGACAGGATGTGACACTGCAGCTGCTGGCACTGGAAGCCGGCCAGCTCACCCTGCTCCAACCGACTCCCGGTACTCATACCAATCGCAGTAAATAG
- the rimJ gene encoding ribosomal protein S5-alanine N-acetyltransferase — translation MFQSIIHRSPSLQVDDLNVRLVSPKDAEPIADYYQRNRAFLQPWEPLREEGFYTVAGWEKRLSQLAELHKHKLAYYFVITREDSAQICGVINYSNLVRHPFYACHVGYSLDEACQGQGIMRKALSATVAWMFDEQSFHRVMAAYMPRNQKSAAVLSAAGFGIEGEAKDYLLINGRWEDHILTAKINSGWVQPKV, via the coding sequence TTGTTTCAATCTATCATTCATCGTTCCCCGTCACTACAGGTTGATGACTTGAACGTCCGCCTGGTCAGCCCCAAAGATGCTGAACCTATCGCAGACTATTATCAGCGAAACCGGGCTTTTCTTCAGCCCTGGGAGCCGCTGCGGGAAGAAGGATTCTATACGGTTGCCGGATGGGAGAAGCGCCTCAGCCAACTCGCTGAGCTGCATAAACATAAGCTGGCTTATTATTTTGTGATCACCCGCGAAGATTCGGCGCAGATTTGCGGGGTCATCAATTACAGCAACCTGGTCCGGCATCCGTTTTATGCCTGTCATGTCGGCTATTCACTTGATGAAGCCTGTCAGGGGCAGGGTATCATGCGTAAGGCTCTGTCAGCGACGGTGGCGTGGATGTTTGACGAGCAGTCTTTTCATCGGGTGATGGCTGCTTATATGCCGAGGAACCAAAAAAGTGCAGCGGTGCTGAGTGCTGCCGGATTTGGGATTGAAGGGGAAGCGAAGGACTACCTGCTGATCAACGGCCGCTGGGAAGATCATATCTTGACGGCCAAGATCAATTCGGGTTGGGTTCAACCCAAAGTCTAA
- the pyk gene encoding pyruvate kinase, with the protein MSNRLRRTKIVTTLGPATDRDNNLEKIIAAGANVVRMNFSHGSPEDHLQRTKTVREIAAKLGRHVAILGDLQGPKIRVSTFKDGKIHLNIGDKFTLDSTLPKGEGDEKAVGLDYKALPEDVMAGDILLLDDGRVQLKVVDVEGHKVHTEVTVGGPLSNNKGINKKGGGLSAAALTDKDKADILTAAAMQVDYLAVSFPRNGEDMNYARRLATDAGLDARLVAKVERAEAVADAESMDEIIMASDAVMVARGDLGVEIGDPELVGVQKKLIRRARSLNRTVITATQMMESMITSPMPTRAEVMDVANAVLDGTDAVMLSAETAAGQYPEETVKAMASVCVGAEKEPSINVSNHRMSRTFENTEETIAMSTMYAANHMEGVKAIVTMTESGRTPLMMSRISSGLPIFALSRNERTLNRAALYRGVTPVFFDRDSDAGLAAAKHALADLKELGLLSQGDLVIITQGDEMDIVGSTNNMRILTVA; encoded by the coding sequence ATGTCTAACAGGCTACGACGTACAAAAATCGTGACCACCCTTGGTCCAGCGACGGATCGCGACAACAACCTGGAAAAAATTATTGCAGCCGGCGCCAATGTAGTCCGGATGAACTTTTCTCACGGGAGTCCGGAGGATCACCTCCAGCGGACCAAGACGGTGCGTGAAATCGCGGCAAAACTGGGCCGGCATGTGGCTATTCTCGGCGATCTGCAAGGCCCGAAAATCCGCGTTTCTACCTTCAAAGATGGCAAAATTCACCTCAATATCGGTGATAAGTTCACCCTCGACAGTACCCTGCCCAAAGGGGAAGGCGACGAGAAAGCGGTCGGCCTGGATTACAAAGCCCTGCCGGAAGATGTCATGGCCGGCGATATCCTGCTGCTTGATGATGGCCGGGTCCAGTTAAAAGTTGTCGATGTCGAAGGCCACAAGGTACACACCGAGGTAACCGTGGGCGGCCCGCTATCAAACAATAAAGGGATCAACAAGAAAGGTGGCGGCCTGTCGGCAGCAGCGCTGACTGACAAAGACAAAGCGGACATCCTGACCGCGGCTGCTATGCAGGTGGATTACCTCGCTGTTTCCTTCCCCCGCAACGGCGAAGATATGAACTATGCCCGCCGCCTGGCGACTGACGCTGGCCTGGATGCACGCCTGGTGGCCAAAGTCGAACGGGCCGAGGCGGTTGCTGATGCCGAATCCATGGACGAAATCATCATGGCTTCCGACGCAGTGATGGTTGCCCGGGGCGATCTCGGGGTTGAAATTGGCGATCCGGAGCTGGTCGGAGTGCAGAAAAAACTGATCCGCCGCGCCCGTAGCCTGAACCGGACCGTGATCACCGCCACCCAGATGATGGAGTCAATGATCACCAGCCCGATGCCAACCCGCGCCGAGGTGATGGATGTTGCCAACGCCGTGCTTGATGGTACCGATGCGGTGATGCTCTCTGCCGAAACCGCTGCCGGTCAGTACCCGGAAGAGACCGTCAAAGCCATGGCCAGTGTTTGTGTCGGTGCCGAGAAGGAGCCGAGTATCAATGTCTCCAACCACCGGATGAGCCGGACTTTTGAAAACACCGAAGAAACCATCGCTATGTCGACCATGTACGCGGCCAACCACATGGAAGGCGTCAAAGCGATTGTGACCATGACCGAATCCGGCCGAACGCCGCTGATGATGTCCCGGATCTCCTCGGGCCTACCGATTTTTGCCCTGTCCCGAAATGAACGGACGCTAAACCGGGCAGCGCTGTATCGCGGCGTGACGCCGGTATTCTTTGATCGCGACAGCGATGCCGGACTCGCCGCGGCAAAACATGCCCTGGCCGATCTGAAAGAACTGGGATTGCTGAGTCAGGGTGATCTGGTCATTATCACCCAGGGTGATGAAATGGATATTGTCGGCTCGACCAACAATATGCGGATCCTGACTGTCGCATAA
- a CDS encoding MurR/RpiR family transcriptional regulator: protein MNTLEKIQKNLDNFSKSERKVAEVIIASPQTAIHSSIATLAKMADVSEPTVNRFCRRLDTKGFPDFKLHLAQSLANGTPYVNRNVEEDDGPDAYTSKIFESTMACLDVAKNSLDPMQVNRAVDLLTQAKKISFFGLGASASVAHDAQNKFFRFNIPIVCFDDIVMQRMSVINCADGDVVVMISHTGRTKSLVEIARMARENGATVIGITAKDSPLDRECSLSICLDVPEDTDIYMPMASRVVQMTVIDVLATGFTLRRGAGFRENLKRVKESLKDSRFSKEGMM, encoded by the coding sequence ATGAATACCCTAGAGAAAATTCAAAAAAACTTAGATAACTTCAGTAAGTCTGAGCGCAAAGTCGCTGAAGTTATCATTGCCTCACCACAGACTGCGATTCACTCCAGTATCGCGACGCTGGCCAAGATGGCCGATGTCAGCGAGCCGACCGTGAACCGTTTTTGCCGTCGCCTTGATACGAAGGGATTTCCGGACTTCAAACTCCATTTAGCCCAAAGCCTTGCCAACGGAACCCCATATGTCAACCGCAACGTCGAAGAAGATGACGGCCCGGACGCCTATACGTCAAAAATCTTTGAATCGACGATGGCCTGCCTGGATGTGGCAAAAAACAGCCTGGATCCGATGCAGGTCAACCGCGCCGTTGACCTGCTGACCCAAGCCAAGAAAATTTCTTTCTTTGGTCTTGGCGCGTCCGCCTCCGTAGCCCATGATGCTCAGAACAAATTCTTCCGCTTCAACATTCCGATTGTCTGCTTTGATGACATTGTCATGCAGCGGATGAGTGTGATCAACTGTGCCGATGGTGATGTCGTAGTGATGATCTCACACACCGGCCGCACCAAGAGCCTGGTTGAGATCGCCCGCATGGCACGCGAGAACGGCGCCACAGTGATTGGGATCACCGCCAAGGACTCCCCGCTGGATCGTGAATGCTCCCTGTCCATCTGCCTGGATGTGCCTGAAGATACCGACATCTACATGCCGATGGCGAGCCGGGTCGTCCAGATGACCGTCATCGATGTCCTGGCGACCGGGTTTACCCTACGCCGCGGCGCAGGATTTAGGGAAAACCTGAAGCGGGTCAAAGAGTCGCTCAAAGACTCCCGCTTTTCAAAAGAAGGCATGATGTAA
- a CDS encoding NAD-dependent epimerase/dehydratase family protein — MMKISVCGCGWLGLPLARSLVARGYEVYGTQRDPSRAAQLAEFGIRGVPLTLPLPSPQAELAPALARLLAAEILVIAVPPGRQEGSDAAFVAKVKSLSQAAQAQGCRRVIFVSTTSVYGDVTGAVDEATQPKPNTASGRAHAELEQWLRRQWQQQLVVLRLSGLIGPGRHPVKYLAGRSGIANGGDPVNLIHLDDCIAAIEAVIGRWPAQPVLHLAAPTHPSRAAYYTQMAQLSGLPLPEFQTITPGGGKWIDARQTCAWLGLTLAHPDLLQLAPELSDGRHVN, encoded by the coding sequence ATGATGAAGATCAGTGTGTGCGGTTGTGGCTGGCTGGGGCTGCCTTTAGCCCGATCTCTGGTGGCCAGAGGATATGAGGTTTACGGGACCCAACGTGATCCGTCGCGTGCGGCCCAGCTGGCTGAGTTCGGGATCCGGGGCGTCCCCTTAACGTTGCCGCTGCCTTCGCCACAGGCGGAACTGGCCCCTGCATTGGCCCGGTTGCTAGCTGCTGAGATACTGGTGATTGCTGTACCGCCGGGGCGGCAAGAAGGCAGCGATGCGGCATTCGTCGCTAAAGTGAAATCGCTGTCGCAGGCTGCTCAGGCTCAGGGCTGTCGGCGGGTGATATTTGTCAGTACCACGTCGGTGTATGGTGACGTGACTGGTGCCGTAGATGAGGCGACACAGCCGAAGCCGAATACGGCCAGTGGTCGGGCGCATGCCGAACTTGAGCAGTGGTTGCGCCGCCAGTGGCAGCAGCAATTGGTAGTGTTGCGCCTTTCCGGATTGATTGGTCCGGGACGCCATCCGGTGAAATACCTCGCCGGGCGATCGGGGATCGCCAATGGTGGCGATCCGGTCAACCTGATCCACTTAGATGACTGTATTGCCGCGATTGAGGCGGTTATCGGGCGCTGGCCGGCACAGCCCGTGCTTCATCTAGCGGCGCCGACGCATCCAAGCCGGGCGGCGTATTACACCCAGATGGCGCAATTATCCGGGTTGCCGTTGCCGGAATTTCAAACCATCACGCCAGGGGGCGGAAAGTGGATCGATGCCCGTCAAACCTGTGCCTGGCTGGGCCTGACGCTGGCCCACCCTGATTTGCTGCAACTGGCACCGGAGCTGTCGGATGGTAGGCACGTAAACTGA
- a CDS encoding TetR/AcrR family transcriptional regulator, which translates to MPGKGETKGRILDAAELLFAEHGFKETSLRTITSKAGVNLASVNYHYGDKKTLVRAVLSRYLEEFMPALKAELEVLLTRDDFSMEDVFRCAKQPLLNLNVYRPNGAQLFMSLLGRGYTDVQGHLRWFIVTRYEEVLHLFTTAVCRANSSLDPETLFWRLHFTLGATVFTMASTAALCEIAESDFSRTVTTEDLIERLVPYLAAGVAAPIEQPLSLIQEESTGTQ; encoded by the coding sequence ATGCCGGGAAAGGGAGAAACCAAGGGCAGAATTCTCGATGCTGCCGAGCTGCTTTTTGCTGAGCACGGGTTTAAAGAAACCTCGCTCAGAACTATTACCAGCAAAGCAGGGGTGAATCTGGCGTCGGTCAACTACCACTACGGCGATAAGAAAACGCTGGTTCGCGCCGTGCTGAGCCGTTATCTCGAAGAGTTCATGCCGGCGCTCAAAGCGGAGCTGGAAGTGCTGTTGACCCGTGACGATTTCTCCATGGAAGATGTGTTCCGGTGTGCTAAACAGCCCCTGTTGAACTTGAACGTGTATCGGCCGAACGGTGCGCAACTCTTTATGTCGCTGCTGGGCAGGGGATATACCGATGTGCAGGGCCATTTGCGCTGGTTTATCGTCACGCGCTACGAAGAAGTGTTACATCTGTTCACCACTGCCGTGTGCCGGGCTAACTCATCCCTCGACCCTGAGACCTTGTTCTGGCGTTTGCACTTTACCCTGGGGGCAACCGTATTCACCATGGCCTCGACCGCCGCGCTGTGTGAGATTGCCGAGAGTGACTTTTCCCGCACGGTGACAACCGAAGATTTGATTGAGCGACTTGTGCCTTATCTGGCCGCCGGTGTTGCGGCGCCGATCGAGCAGCCGCTCTCGCTGATCCAAGAAGAATCAACAGGAACGCAGTAA
- a CDS encoding acyl-CoA dehydrogenase yields the protein MSMFVNMRKRYFSDPAFKLFKKVLPPLSDTEREAMEAGGVWWDGELFSGSPNWQTLHNYPKPSLNAEEQAFMDNQLETLLAMLDDYQIVQEDKDLPPQVWEFLRQEKFFSLIIGKEYGGLDFSAHANSTIVSRIATRSLSAAVSVMVPNSLGPGELLSHYGTQDQKDYWLPRLANGTDIPCFALTGPEAGSDAGGIPDQGTVCYGEFEGKEVLGIRVSWNKRYITLAPVATVLGLAFKLQDPDGLIGDKKDIGITCALIPADYPGVEIGERHDPLNLAFMNGPTRGQDVFIPMAWVIGGQDYVGRGWRMLVECLSAGRGISLPALGTAVGHLTARATGAYAYVRKQFGMSIGNFEGVAQAMGRIGGYTYMLEAARTLTTTSLDMKEKPGIVTAIAKYHMTEMARTILNDAMDIHAGRAIQLGPMNYLGHHYFGMPVAITVEGANILTRNLMIFGQGATRCHPFVLKEMEAAANPDTEQASKEFDALLSKHIGFAIKNVSGSLLNAFTGSRLNRAPVSGETAEYYRHLSRMSRGLAVAADFAMLSLGGELKRREMVSARLGDVLSHLYLASAVLKRYEDEGRQQQDLPMVHYALQHCLHQCGVAFDEVLSNFPRKGIGRLVRTLVFPLGIHYPAPKDELSVAITKGLMTPGAHRDRLTHLCYVGEKESDPVAIMERAFVAMHEVKGIEKKIAEAVKAGEIPRKISLSEKLEIALSAGIVTKDDVEKMHNAEQLRQHAIQVDHFSAEQFKQGGLQPGKAA from the coding sequence ATGAGTATGTTCGTTAATATGCGCAAGCGCTATTTCAGCGACCCTGCATTTAAGCTGTTTAAGAAAGTCCTTCCCCCATTGTCAGATACGGAACGAGAGGCTATGGAGGCCGGCGGTGTCTGGTGGGATGGGGAACTGTTTAGTGGCTCACCGAACTGGCAAACCCTGCACAATTATCCGAAGCCGTCTTTGAATGCCGAAGAGCAGGCTTTTATGGATAACCAGCTGGAAACTTTGCTGGCGATGCTGGATGACTATCAGATCGTACAGGAAGACAAGGACTTGCCGCCTCAGGTGTGGGAATTCCTGCGTCAGGAGAAGTTCTTCTCATTGATCATTGGTAAAGAATACGGCGGGCTGGATTTCTCGGCTCACGCCAACTCGACTATCGTCTCGCGCATCGCGACCCGGAGCCTGAGTGCCGCGGTATCGGTGATGGTGCCGAACTCATTGGGCCCGGGGGAGCTGCTCAGCCACTACGGTACACAAGATCAGAAAGACTACTGGTTGCCGCGACTGGCAAATGGCACCGATATTCCTTGTTTTGCTCTGACTGGTCCGGAAGCCGGCTCTGACGCCGGAGGGATCCCGGATCAGGGCACGGTGTGTTACGGTGAATTTGAAGGAAAAGAAGTGCTGGGGATCCGGGTGAGCTGGAACAAGCGCTACATTACGCTGGCGCCGGTTGCCACGGTTCTGGGTCTGGCCTTCAAGCTTCAGGACCCGGATGGCCTGATTGGCGACAAGAAAGATATCGGCATTACCTGTGCCCTGATCCCGGCAGATTATCCAGGGGTTGAAATCGGCGAACGCCACGACCCGCTGAATCTGGCCTTTATGAATGGCCCGACCCGCGGCCAGGATGTCTTTATTCCGATGGCGTGGGTGATTGGCGGCCAGGATTATGTCGGCCGCGGCTGGCGGATGCTGGTGGAATGCCTGTCGGCAGGTCGCGGGATATCGCTGCCGGCGCTGGGCACTGCAGTCGGCCATCTGACGGCGCGGGCAACCGGCGCTTATGCTTATGTGCGCAAGCAGTTCGGGATGTCGATTGGTAACTTTGAGGGCGTTGCTCAGGCCATGGGTCGGATCGGGGGTTATACCTACATGCTGGAAGCAGCCCGCACCCTGACCACCACCTCGCTGGATATGAAAGAAAAGCCGGGGATTGTAACGGCGATTGCCAAATACCACATGACTGAGATGGCGCGGACCATTCTCAATGATGCGATGGATATCCACGCCGGTCGCGCCATTCAGTTGGGGCCAATGAACTACCTGGGTCATCACTACTTCGGGATGCCGGTGGCGATCACGGTGGAAGGGGCCAATATTCTGACCCGTAACCTGATGATCTTCGGCCAGGGGGCAACGCGTTGCCATCCGTTTGTGCTTAAAGAGATGGAAGCGGCGGCCAACCCGGACACCGAACAGGCTTCCAAAGAGTTTGATGCACTGCTAAGCAAGCATATTGGCTTTGCCATCAAGAACGTGTCCGGGTCCCTGTTGAATGCCTTCACCGGCTCACGCTTGAATCGCGCACCGGTCAGCGGGGAAACGGCAGAATACTATCGCCATCTGTCCCGGATGAGCCGGGGACTGGCAGTGGCAGCAGACTTTGCGATGCTGAGCCTGGGCGGTGAGCTTAAACGCCGCGAGATGGTTTCGGCCCGGCTTGGTGATGTCCTGAGCCATCTGTACCTGGCCTCTGCGGTGCTCAAGCGCTATGAAGACGAAGGTCGCCAGCAGCAGGATCTGCCGATGGTTCATTATGCGCTGCAACACTGTCTGCACCAGTGTGGTGTGGCCTTTGACGAGGTGCTGAGCAACTTCCCGCGTAAAGGGATTGGCCGTTTGGTGCGTACCCTGGTCTTCCCGCTGGGAATTCACTACCCGGCACCGAAAGATGAGCTGTCGGTTGCCATCACTAAAGGGCTGATGACACCGGGCGCGCACAGGGATCGCCTGACCCATCTGTGCTATGTTGGCGAAAAGGAAAGCGATCCGGTGGCGATTATGGAACGCGCCTTTGTCGCGATGCATGAAGTGAAAGGGATTGAGAAGAAAATTGCCGAAGCGGTGAAGGCAGGTGAGATCCCGCGCAAAATTTCGCTCTCTGAGAAGCTGGAAATTGCGCTGAGTGCGGGCATCGTCACAAAAGATGACGTCGAAAAAATGCACAATGCGGAGCAACTCAGGCAGCATGCGATCCAGGTGGATCACTTTTCTGCCGAGCAATTTAAGCAAGGCGGTTTGCAGCCGGGAAAGGCCGCCTAG